GCTCGGCTCCAGATTGGGCACCGACTCCACCTTCACAGCCACAGCAGTCATTGTTCCATTGGGGTAGCACTCTGACAGTCAAAGAGGCAACAGATTAAGAAGACATCCCATAATGCAAGCAGCAAAAATGCTACAATTTTCATGTCTTACGAGTTGTTGTTAGGGGGAAGTTGCAGGACAGGTAGAGGTCAGCCAGCACCCAGTTGTTGTGATCAAATACGAGCATGTCGACTCTGGCTCTGACTGAATAGGCGGTGATCAGCtgaaaagacaggaagtgaagttATCCAGCGCTTCAGATTTATGGAGACATTCTGCAGTTTCCTGACATACCTCAAACACCGTGTCCTGGGCGGTGTACGGCAGTATGAGGCTCAAGTGGGTGCTGTTTTCTTGGAAGTGGTAGTCCTCGGCCATCTCCGGTGTTAGCTCTCGAATTCCAACCATGGCCTGGAAATTGGAGCCTTGACTGCCCAAGTTCACGCTGATGTAGAACTGGCTCTGGTCACAGGTGCCAGTGATGGTGGGCAGCACTAGAAGCAGAGActattatagtatagtattaaGCAGTTGGCTGTGTAGcagcacttaaaaaaaagaaaatgaattggGGTGAACAGCTCCTTAAAtttgtaagtgctatatcgtaagcaactggacttgcttgcgtttcttgaagacgtttcacctctcatccaagaagcttcttcagttctaaatgactggtaggCTTTAAatcctgtgtgggtgggaacccttgcagagaaactaagagctcacgtgacccctacgactctgcaagggttcccacccacacagggtttaaagtcCAGtggcctacgatatagcacttatgattaccatgacctggatgactgagaatcttcagaCAAGGTCCCTTAAATTCTGGAAAAAGCACCCATCATGAAGAAGATCTCACCAACATCCTGCAGAGATGCCTGCACGTCCACTGGATGGGCGAATGGAGTTTCTTCAGGCTGGATCATGAACCCAAAGATCAGAGGGAGGGTGTAGGTCGTAACCAAGCGTTCAGGATTCTGCAgatgtcaaaaagaaaaagcttgTCATGTCACTGAAAACACTTAAGCAGAACAAACTGCAAAAAAGGTGTTTTGCATCTATAATTCCACACACGTGTTTCAGGACAACGTCAGCATCAAAGGGCACTTGTAGAGAGAAGCTCTTGGTGCCATTGGGGAAGCCGTGCTCCTGGACCGTGAAGCCTCTGGCGTTGCACTCCTCAACGGTGAGAACCCCGGTGGAGAAGGTGATGTTCCTTAGCACCACATCATGAAGGAAGGTCCCCAAGTGAACGCTGAACAGCCGGGCCTCTGGGACGGTGTCTGAGGAACAGAAAGTGGCACGTTCACACCCTTCACATGAGTCTGGGTTTCTATAGCTTACCATAAAATAGACTTACTGTCTTGGACGTGGGGCAGTCGGGGCATCAGAGGGGTGGTGATAGGGAACAAAACCTTGTATCTGGTATCATCCTGGGTGTCATCTGCCCTCCACAGTACCTCGAGCATGGGCTCCACAATGTAGGTGATGTGGTACTGGTAATCTGGGGCATGGCTCTGCAATTATTCATggcattttaataaaacatgcaaatggcCCAGTGAGTCTTGCATAGCAAATCCAGAGACTTTCCAACCTTGTAGTAACCATCAGGCGAGCCCACTGGGATTTCGATGATGATGTGGAAGTCTGTGGTGGACAGCCTGTACCCCTGCGCCGCCATCTGAGGCTTGTCCAGCCGCTGCCCGTTGATGCCCATGTGCATTTCTAGGATTTTAAAGCTGCCGTGCACCAGAGGTGTCACACGGCGAGGTACGTGCCAAGAGATTACATCGTCGGTGAAGAGGACGCCACCTGTTAACAAAGCAACTGTTGACATAACTGCAACAACTTAGCAATTTGTGAAATTAACAGCAAGCGTGAGAATCACCTGTGGGACAAGCAGCTGCCAGGTTCAACATACTCAGACCATGTGGTGCTTTGTAGTAAGCGCTCACCCTGAAAACCTCCATGGGGACTCCAGCCACCTAAAGATGTCCGTTTTAGTGTCATTTACACGAAAccaaaaaaaccaacaaaaaaaaaccaaacactgagaTGGGTGTGTTGCTTACATCCTCCGAGTAAGTTTCGGCTGTATTGTACGGGCTTCGCATAACCAGACGGGTGGAGGTGGTCATGGCCCCGTAGCCAGCCTGCTCAGCCTCCTTCAGCACCATTGACACTGGTTCTGGGGTGAAAAATGTCATCTTCCAGATACCATGTTCTGCACCAGAGGCCTACAGGAAGGGAAGAAAACAGAAATTCTATTGAAGGGGATGCCAAATGGTgcagggttaaaaaaaaaaaaaaaaaaaagtagtaacTCAAAAAGTCAACATACATCAGGAATAGTGTTGAGCTTGGAGTTGTCCTTCACATCCTGACTCTGCCCTTTTGCTTCAGCTCGTGGATCAGGTGTAGCCAAGTGGTTCGacacctttaaaaataaataaaaaaatcctcGCTTTATAATTTgtcaccacacaaacacatgataGTAGTAAAGCGACCTACTTCCATGTAGTTCCTGTCGCAGAGAATCTCTCTGGAGGCCCACCGAGTGTAGCTGCAAGTCTGCGTCACATCGTGACTGACCACGTCCGAGGGACTCTGGCCGTACATTCGGAGTCTCAAGCCAACGTTGAATGTTGTATCGTCCTACAGAggaaggaacaaaaaaaaaaaaaaaaaaaaaaaaggatgaggACAGAAGTCTTTGCTGTGCAAGCATTTTTTGCATCTGTAGTTTAGGcgttaaccctttgaaacctggggTTGGAGCAGCATCACTTTTGCTTGTGCTGCTTTTAGACATCttcgcaagtatttaaacctttggaAGAAATTGCACCGATTTGAAAGGGGAAACAAAACATGGACaacttattttaaaattatgttacagatttataatttttaagtactttccaggtcatttccttgtttatttttaaatttattttttttaaccaattttgttttttaattctcatttttaCCAATTTCTCGCTAACTATTTGGATCATTTCTTCTTTGGATACTCATTGTCTTCTTCCCTTGTTTTTATAAAGAAAATtgagccaatttgctcaggtttttaAGAGGGTTAGAGTCAAAAATTTTAGCTGAAATTTAGATTCATTTTAGTCATTGCTCATGTCATTTGCGCAAAAACTCAAACTTGTTTGGTTTGCAGTTGCTTCTGTCCATTTATCAGTAAATTTAATGACCTTGGATTAAGGCTGAAATATTTGAAGATCTGACTTTGCATATTTTATATCAGAAACATTCAAGCCAATAAAATTCAGGCAGATTATGGGATGAAAATCAGTTGCAGCCCTGAAATTCACATTGGTCTCCTTACACCAAAGGGTAAAGTACTTTGGGTCCTTTAGAGGGAAGGGGGAGGGGCACTAATTGGAGGTTTGATTTAAGTTCTCACCAAGGACATAAAAATGAACTACTGTCTGCCTGGTGTCAATTTACATTGGTCCCTTGAGAAATAAATGAGGAACGATGCGGACCAGAAAGTGCTTTCTCAGTGGAAAATTACAAAATCCAGGACATGGTATCGCTGTCCTCTGTTTGCTTAAAACTAGACTGCAACAAATCTGCTCGAAGACTGTGGGTGAAACACTTGAGTCAAGTTTAACTGTTTGTATTAAGAGCATGTTGTCTCAGGTAGGTAGTATTACATCTGAGCAAtctcacattttatttgaaCGTTATCTTTtgctgcagcacagaagatttAAAGTCCCACGGGCAGTTTGAACAGCTTGAGAAACCCTTTAGTTCCTCAGTCAACCTAAATCAGATTGGCCTTCAGGTGGCTTCGATGTACCTGAGttgaacactgaatgtaaaagGGAATGATTAATTTGCGCGACAGCCACTTTTAAGTTACATAAAAACATACTTTGTTGTCCACATAGCAGCCCATCAGAGACGTGTAGATTCTGGTGTTACCCCAGGGGTCAGACTCCATGCTGTATCCACACTGAGCAGCCAAGCTGGGTGTTAACACAATGTGCTGGGTGCCATCTGGGGAGACAAACAGCAAACATGAGGGATCACTTCTCCCACTGATGAGCCAGTCTGCTTGTCACTAGCATATTTTATACTCACTGACGGCCTCCACTTCGAGCTGGTTCCCCACTGCTAGAGCCTCGTCCAAGGACAGCCTCATGAGATTAGCCGCACACTCTGACCTTAAACCACTGCCTGTTGAAAAGAAAAGCCTCATGAGAAAGAAGGTAACACTCACTAAAAAGGTGATAGAGTGATTTCATGTGAACAAACACTTACTTGACTGCAAGTTAAGTTTCACATTTGGCCTTGCTTGACCCAAGACGATTACTGCAGCCATCAAGTTCCATAACAAActtaaacaaatgaaacacacagGTTAGAAACATTAAAGCAGGTAGATAAAAgcctttaaataaaagaaaacttaACTTACATGTTCTCAAGCGTCACCATGTTGCAGTCTGAATGCAGCCAAACAAAAAACGACAAGAATCCAATCACTTTCAGAGTTTGGCACTGAAACCCCAGCACACCCCCACCAACAAACCAACCCTGAAGTGAAGGGCCCTACTGCTTTACTGAGCCCACACCAGCTGTTTTATATATCAGCTAATGACAGTGCACAGGTGAGGCACATCAGTGGCTCTCCACCCACCTCAAATGCAGTGAGAGAGCTCATACATGCCTCCATGTTTCTTACTAAAAGACTGCATGTgtgaagaataaaaacacattaatcaggagtgtgagaaaaataatttattgttCAGTGATTATAAACATATGTACATTTGTCTTTGGTAACATAAATGTCTTTCTTTAAATTATTCAACTTGTGTCACAAGAATCAAGGATAAAAAATCCTTAAAACCAACCCAATCATCAGAATatatgttggcactgtatgtttctgcaaaccattgaTATGTTACATgtgtacgttattatgtagcaaaCACGATGAAACTGTATGTTtgaacaacgctgtggttaaagTGTGGTTCAGTTTAGGCATAAAACCTCTTATGGTTAGGTATGTTGTTGATTATGAGACTCTGGACCCCTGGGCGCAGCTCTGGAAAAGGCCCCACTACCTCTCTTCTACAAAAgcgcaagacacacacacactttatgtCCGTTTTGCctctctttgtagtcgtataAATCTTTTTGTGGTCTCTtagcagtcattttgtgttcttTTAAGATCAATATCTTTCGCTTTGGAgtaattttgtgcctttttttgtagttttgtgtcttcGATAGATAATTTCGTTTCTCATAGAAGTTATTTTGAATCCTTTTttgtcgttttgtgtctttttaagatCATTTCGTTTCTATTTGGagtatttttgtgtattttttatagTTCTGTTTCCCTCTGTAGTCAATTCGTGTCTCTTTATGACTGCTTTGCCCCCTCCGGTagttattttgtctctctttgcagtccccttgcatctctttgtgggcttttttgtctcttcctgGTGAGCACATGTACATCtgaatgacattttgcaagtaaaGGCTGCTTCAGGCTCCcaggcctgtgcccagtaggcctgaCCAGTAATTCATCGTATGGTTAGGAAGAGATCATATTTGGACTTAaaaagtccagttttggtggcacaatcgtGGCTGTACAAGCTGTAGATGTCTGGTAAAATGCAACtgtttttcatggcactatcagTGATGTAAATACAGCAACAGGTCGCTAAAACACATTTGCGTTTGGTGAAGAAAAAGCTGGGGTTTTTTTAGCAATgacatgctaaaaaaaaatggatttgttggtcttgaactgtgatctgcagcttggcaggtgtctcgccaGGTGTCacacatccaccatcccctcaacCTCTCAGTGACAAAGTCAACTAATACACTACGTTGATAcaatacatatgaaacatacaaatgtaacacattcatggtttgcagaaacatatgatgccagcatttaaaacacaaaacacatttttcctttgCACCAGAGAGCCTGCTCATCATTACTGTACGCCAACACTTGATTATGGTTTGTTTATAGTCGCAAACCTCCTCCCAGTGTCTTCAAGACGGTGCACTAACATTTATTACGGACTGTAAAACCAAAGCTCATCATTTCACCTGGTGCTCCTGCTCGAGTCGATGACTCTGTGCTGTCCACTCACAGACTCATACAATATACTTTCATTTATGAGGCCATTACATTATTTCCAACAGGAAGAGTCTCGAGTCAGTGCAGAAAAGGAATTATCAATGCTCTGCTTAACAAAAATCCATACAAGCGTCGCGCCTGATCCAGTGGGTTGTCTACTTCCTTTCATGTGttcaaactgaaaatgtttttgcagcTATCATCTGATTTACAGTGGTCACTGCTTTGTGCACGTTGTTTTATGTTTCACTTTTAGATTTATCTTCACGCTGACATCTTTAAATAATCAAAGTGTTCATCCTCAGATTAAACAGCGACATCTTAATTTGTTAGATGACAGCTGTACATAAATTTaagcttttttgtttatttgttaggATCCCCAATAGCTGTGCCCTAGAGCACCGCTtatcttcctggggtccacctttaaaaacataaattaaacattATCGTCCACACACATCAACTCAACTGACAACACCTGACGGAATATACATCTTCTCTTCAGCCACCAGATTTAAGGATATATAATATATGTACTCTGGCTGTCAGTATCCCCTGTTAATCTTGTGCTGCTGGTCCAGTATTGTCTGTTGCAGGCTCACTTTGGCATCTTCAAAATCTGGATTGAGCTTTAATGCTTGCTGGAAGTCACTCTTGGCATCGTCAAAAAaacctgtaaaataaaaaaactgtaaatacaTAGTGAGTTTATGATTTGTCATGTACTGCCAAACTGGGTTGTTAGGAGTCAGCAGTTTTATTTTCTGGGCAACATGAGCACAAgagctttcagaaaatacacAGCTCCATCTAGTGTCATAAAGAGGaaggacacaccaaactgacctCACATACAACATCATCAACCCACCTTGTGATCATACCATAGCATAATGTAACATAAGTTCTGTGAATTTAAGTGGTAGtgtagtgtgttttttttttttaaaagaccagaatatttttgtaaaataattatttaaaaagatggaaaaaaaatcattgtaatATAAATCCTATAATATTTTACAACTATAGAATTGaggaaaatgcacaaattattattattatgcagAAACATGTCAGCACAAAATGTGCATAAGAGTGCTCTTGAGTGTGCGTAGAACAAATctcaaataagaaaacacttgTCAGAATCTTTGTGAAAACTGCACAACTTGGTTTCAAGAAGAAATTTCTTCTTTAGAACAGTTGGTGAATAAGGCCCATTTTTATGAGGACAGAGTGGACTTCTGCTGCTAAGGAGACTGGGGTCCTTTGTACAGGGGGCACTTCTTAGGACTTTCTATGACTGTgcggtggcatcagccatcttctATAGAGTGGTCTGCTGGGACAGCAACATCTCGACAGCTGGCAGGAAGCGACTTAACAGACTGATAAAAAAGGCCAGCTCTGCGCTGGGATGTTCCCTCAACCCCGTGGAGGTAGTGGAGAAAGGAGAATGATAGCCAAACTATTATCCCTTATGGAGAACATGTCCCACCCCATGCAGGACACTTTGACAGCACTGGGTGGCTCCTTCAATGACAGGCTGCTTCACCTGCGGTGTCTGAAGGAGAGATACTGCAGGTCCTtgcttcctgctgctgtcagatgaCACAACCAACTCTGCTCCCAGTAGACCACACATACCAAAACTATGGACTGTCAATCATCACTCATGTGCGACGTTTGTATCTGTTAACTGCAAAATATCTATACTTACATCAGTCAGTAATGTGAAATCAGGAACTCAGTCTCTGTCTCCTTATATATTCTGCTTCTTTCTGATGCTCCCTTTTTATattgtttagtgtttttatactgtttgcATATCGGTTCTTGACATGTACAATTTGCTTATTTTACTTACTTATATATTGCTTTGTATATTTTCAACTGATGCTTCATGTGTGCCCtatccctctgctgctgtaatggtGCAAATGTCTCCACTGTGGGACGAATAAATGAATATCTTACTCATCTTATCCTAAGAAGAGACCCCTAGCCTAAatccagtaggtggcggtaaaGCCACCTATTGGATGCCAGCCGCCATTAAAAGAAGTAAAAGAAGAAGTAACTCATTTCGCTCCGTCAACTTTGAAGATGACAGAGCCACCTACTGTGTCATTGTGTACTTTTGTCAATTAAGTGTTGATGTATCCTCACCCAGTCTGTAGTGGACGAGCCCTCTGTTGTAAAACGGTACTTCAAACCCGCTGTCAGTCTGTATGGCGGAAGTGTAGTCCTCCACCGCTTCATGAAAATCCACCCGGAGGTACTTTATCTGTCCGCGGTTGTTGTAAGCAGTGGCCAAACTACTAGCTCCACATTCCCTGTGGAAATATGACACCGTTAAACATGACTTCTATAAGAATGAATTCCATTAAATGACACCGAAGAGAGAGGGAAACGACATTAGcgttagctaacagttagctaaacTCGGGTGACAGAATCTGACAGGTAGCAGAATACTGTGTAACACCGGTTGGACAACAGTTGGTGACCGTTAGCTCGATTAACATCTTTATAAAGAAACAAACTGTACCTGGactgtgaacagaaagagaTATACTTCGTGTACAGCTCCTCTGCCTGCTGGAAATTCCGCCTTTTGAATTCAGAGTGAGCATATTCAAGTGTTTGGGAGTTATCTTCCTCCATATTATGTGAAGGTTTGTCTGTTGTGTTTTACAGCTGCGGAAGTGATGTCACTTAAGAGAACGTCCAATCATATTTTAGTGCGTCTCAAATGGGCGGGGCTTAACATTAACAAACCAACTGTATTATAGTTTTCCTTTGTCTTTATCACTTTGACTTTACTTAATTAAATAATATTACATATTATTTATATCCTATATTTCTATGCTAATGTTATATTTAAATAGTAATGCAGACGCAGTGTTTTTGCACTTTTGTGACACAGATgcctcttttttcattttttgtgaaatatgtaACACTCTATACATTTTATAGCAACTGGCAATTTATGTAAAGAGCCTGACATCTCTTTCCCCAGAACTACCACCTGGGTGAGATGATTGTTGaatataacattaacaatgcattattttaattttatctattttttttataagcgtatttgtcttttttctacTCTTTGCTTTATATTAATGTACCTCAGTGATAATTCTTATTATTAACAGATATTTTGCTGTTCTTATTGCCATTCCTCAACCTCGTATGAGGGCTGTGGGTGCAGGTTCATTGTTGGAAAAACTCATGTCACTAAATTGTTTTGTGACTGTCCCTAaaatgctgataaaatatgttaaaaaaaaacaaaaacataacaaaataaccaGCGCCCCGCACTTTCATTAATATGTTGCACCTACTGTTGTTCCATATGCATAGATATTTTcccactttttttattttaatatgtgtgtgtattttatttacagtgggatatatatttattttattatgcatAGTAAGCATTTTCAGCACCAACATTTCCTTTGAGATTAATAAACaattatgggttttttttatcctaattttattttcatttcaatttaaGATTTCATATTGGATGAAAAAGTTGGTTCACCTCTTCTGCAAGTAAATAGGTGGTTAAACTGTTATCCTCATGCCCCACAATATTACTTCTCATTAGATTACTTAATTAACATGTGGTGAATCTGGTGATTGGCCTTCAGACTTTACTGTACCATAAATCATTTATACACAGAGGATAACTGATTTCTGATGCGTAagattaaagggtttttttttaacagcagatGGCAGACTTGACTGACCTGAGACAAGACAGTGGAGTTATTACGCAGATAGGTGCAGTTCAAATTATATATGATTATATATAGTATAAGCATGAACTTTTAACATAAAATCCAGTCTGTGGCTAACTATGTGAAATAATATTAGCCCAATAATGTAGCAATgggtgtgtttttcattttaaagagaAGGATCCTGACCCTCACAGACTCAAACATGTGTCACACTGCTCTCAGGACAGTGTGCACACTCGCTGCAGTAAATACAGAACAAGGAGCAAACCCATAAGCAAACTGATGAGAAATTCCCAACAATCTCCGAGATGAGGAAGTCAACAGTCGTGGTGAAAAATGACACCTTAAGGAAGCAGAGGTCACTCAGTAGCCGTGCACTTCCCTGTTGCGGCCCATTAATCTCCAGACTGTGTGGACGAGTTGAAACACATCAAACGGACACCACTTTGACCCAGAGGAAGAGGATGTTGGCGGCTGGCTGTTTGACACTGCTGAGAAAATGGCAATAACACGCAACCTGTGGAAAAGTAGGTTAACTGTGGGCAGTTACATCATCACATGAATCAAAGGATTTCTGCATCCCAAAACATCCAGAGAGTCACACTCAGTAAGAGACTCAAATgctttttcatgcatttaaGGGTGAATAGGATAAAACTTACAATGAACAGATATCACTATGAAACTTCCCATTTTGGTAACTGACATTAaaacaattattattttgtatttcaagTGTCCTTAAAATTCTTATAAAGATATTATGTGGGGGTCTTTTGccttatttgataggacagaatTGGGGGGAAGGAGTAGAGAGAGGGAGgtaggatgacatgcagcaaaggacacagcctttgtacatggggcacctgctcgaCCAGGTGAGCTCGTGGGAGCCCCAAGTATCTAATTATATATACACTCACTCGCATTTTCAGAACTAAACTCAGATAAAcacctaaatgtgtattttggaaaTTTTCTTTCTACTAGTCCACATGTTATGGAGATAAAATAACCCCAAATCTAAAAAGTGACAAGTGCATGACAAAACTGTGTGTATACCTGTAGTGTCTCCCCTCAAATGAGACAGGATTACCTGGTTCCACTGTGTCCGTCATTAGAGGTCAGATTTGTTTATGTGAGGCTGCTTAAAACTTCTTAAAGCAGCTGCTGTAATGCTATGGAAAGTCTTATGATGTTTACTTTGGCAAGAGCCGGGCGACCTGGACACCTGAAGCAAAGACTGTTATGTTCAACAGTGCAGGAGCTGGTGCTTCTTCTTGCACcctaaatgttgctgtttgctGAGAGACTTAACACAAAGTATCAAAGTCCACTTTGGGTTGGCAGAACCTGGACACCCATTTATCACACACCTTTATCCTTTTCACTGACAGACACTACTTTACTACTCTGCTCTTTACTCTACTTTACTTAACACAGTAGGACTTAATTTTGTTGAATTCCAGTTGTCCCTTTTCTTATAATGTTATCCTTTCTGGCAACATATTAATCATGTTTTACCTGAGTATTAGTGTCATAATATCAGTATTCAGTCATtagtagcttcatatttaaacattagagtggtatcaatcttttcatctaactcacAGCATGAAAGTGAATAAGTGTATATCCCAAAATATTGCTTTTAGTAGAGATCAGCTGAggaatattaaatgttaaagctATAAAGGCACTTTTTTGTTCACCCAAAAGTTTACCCTCAACTTGTCTCACTTAAACTGTCTGAGCATGACAATGGCGCCCCGGAAGAGTGGCCTCGTTCAATCGCTGCCCGCCCCTCAACTCAAGTGCACCAGAATTAGTCTACGTTCATTAAATAATTAGTAACATAAAAGCTAGTGtcggcagaaatctggaaaagggaaaaaaaaacacatcagaaatTAAGAATacacctcctcctgcagcccctccctctctgtcataagcccctcccaccagacgaccacGGCCAAAAGCATGGCCTTCACACAGTAACcaagtgtttcccatacattgatttatttgatcTTTTTCGCCTCACTCTTTGTCGTTGCAAACTGTTTCCCTAGGAGACGAGCTAGCAGCAGCTTGCGAGATAAGCCTTTAGTTGGCGGCTGTAGCGGCTCATATTGGGCAAACCTCCCAGCGCCTGGTGTCACAGTGGGTCTAGCTTGTTAGCTGATCCAGCAGGAAGTCGCGCTAGCTGGATTTGGGTTGCTATGGCTGTTGACTGGGGGTCTTGTTGCCACCTCTCCTTGTGGTGAGGTGGACTGTAGCTGCGGGGAGTGAgttggaggacacactgtgatttgagtTGCTAGCTTacattagctacataaatgTGAACTTGATGCTATTAGCctttagctccagttagcagacaGCTAAAAAATATCAACGTTTTTTGTCCATCTCTAAAATGCTTCGCCGATATTGACTCTCTTTGTAGAcactctttttgataagtccgtcttcctttttttgtggttgtgttgCAGCGTACGcaacctgtgattggccaaagtcttcCATCACGGCCTAGAGTTTCTTCAGcttgaaaacagagccaagaggaggagcagaagtcTAAAGGTCTCTTAGTCCACTCGAATTACACTATGCCCAAAGGTTATTATGAGTAATAAAGCCAAAATCAAACTGCCTACTTCAGCTTTACCTGTAAATAATAAACCAAATTATATCAGTGTGTGATTCTGAACTCTCAGTGACACAGTTTTCAACCACCCTATATTACAGCAGTATAATAAAATTCTTGAAATTCAGTTTTCAGTAGCCTCacctggccacccctatgaaaaatgtCTTGGGGCGCCACTGCAGCAGGAATGCATGCCGCACTTTATGTGTCTCTTTCCTTTCTCAGAGGTGTGTGAATCCCATTCATCCTCTTCCCCTAAACACCGGTGGGCTCACCTCAGCGACCGCCCGTGTGTATGGTAACCATGAAAGCCACTGACATAGCGAACAAACATAAAGCAGCTGTCTGGttaaaggaaggagggagaggatcCAAGCCAGACTGGAGGTAAACGTTGGCGTGTTGACTCTCTGCCTCACACAGACGgagcagacagaggagctctGTTGTCAGCGCTGTCTCGAGCAAATAAGCCGACTCATTCCAGAGGTTATATGATGACCCctgtctgttgtttttcttggcaACGCTGAGGGTGTAAAGAAGACATTGTGGTGATAACAGAGTACAAAAACAGATGGTGATGTAAGAAAGTTGTTGAAATAATCAACCCTCCAAATTAATTTATCAAATCAGGTCAGTCAAACTAAAAGCTCTGTAATGCAGCTTTATTTTGTAGGTTTACTGActgaatatgtgtttttaagtaAAA
The sequence above is drawn from the Epinephelus moara isolate mb chromosome 12, YSFRI_EMoa_1.0, whole genome shotgun sequence genome and encodes:
- the LOC126398710 gene encoding uncharacterized protein LOC126398710, coding for MVTLENILLWNLMAAVIVLGQARPNVKLNLQSSSGLRSECAANLMRLSLDEALAVGNQLEVEAVNGTQHIVLTPSLAAQCGYSMESDPWGNTRIYTSLMGCYVDNKDDTTFNVGLRLRMYGQSPSDVVSHDVTQTCSYTRWASREILCDRNYMEVSNHLATPDPRAEAKGQSQDVKDNSKLNTIPDASGAEHGIWKMTFFTPEPVSMVLKEAEQAGYGAMTTSTRLVMRSPYNTAETYSEDVAGVPMEVFRVSAYYKAPHGLSMLNLAAACPTGGVLFTDDVISWHVPRRVTPLVHGSFKILEMHMGINGQRLDKPQMAAQGYRLSTTDFHIIIEIPVGSPDGYYKSHAPDYQYHITYIVEPMLEVLWRADDTQDDTRYKVLFPITTPLMPRLPHVQDNTVPEARLFSVHLGTFLHDVVLRNITFSTGVLTVEECNARGFTVQEHGFPNGTKSFSLQVPFDADVVLKHNPERLVTTYTLPLIFGFMIQPEETPFAHPVDVQASLQDVVLPTITGTCDQSQFYISVNLGSQGSNFQAMVGIRELTPEMAEDYHFQENSTHLSLILPYTAQDTVFELITAYSVRARVDMLVFDHNNWVLADLYLSCNFPLTTTQCYPNGTMTAVAVKVESVPNLEPSWLTLRDQSCKPVFSNSRFAYFSFSVDSCGTTRTFFDHYMMYENEISLYYNNKGAAYTSPVDPEYRQTISCYYVVNETQTVAFSAKQRSYEPTAEIGSGQLLVQMRLAQDSSYDLFYQAEDYPVQKYLRQPLYFEVELMESTDPHLELIVENCWATLNEDRTSLPSWDIIVDGCENRDDSYVTVFHPVVSDARVLVPSHVKRFSMKMFTFTKDEEVLKDEIYVHCEAVICDTNSQADSSCRGQCVHPAGTANSRHQGIKGGVKRERRSTDSSLQRQISSGPIHILNTRSKL
- the ttc32 gene encoding tetratricopeptide repeat protein 32, which produces MEEDNSQTLEYAHSEFKRRNFQQAEELYTKYISFCSQSRECGASSLATAYNNRGQIKYLRVDFHEAVEDYTSAIQTDSGFEVPFYNRGLVHYRLGFFDDAKSDFQQALKLNPDFEDAKVSLQQTILDQQHKINRGY